One window of Candidatus Nitrospira kreftii genomic DNA carries:
- a CDS encoding hypothetical protein (conserved protein of unknown function), protein MHIQLDTDQWPAATDASLGDVFTELSERAHAKGRVVTTMMLDRRQITDRDIDPRLLQEPSAKFSNLVATSLTQAEIIHAARGTIERYRELVVQEGHSLVSQFRLGKPDLSVLDRWLGKVADLLELIGNKAAEPAADSDVKAIVGWIEEFLDARHLSDMVRMADLLEYEILPRLSLSNAPYSF, encoded by the coding sequence ATGCACATCCAATTAGACACTGATCAATGGCCGGCTGCGACCGATGCCTCATTGGGAGACGTCTTTACTGAGCTAAGCGAGCGGGCCCATGCGAAAGGTCGCGTTGTGACGACCATGATGCTCGATCGACGTCAGATCACAGACCGCGATATCGACCCGAGACTACTCCAAGAGCCTTCGGCCAAGTTCAGCAATCTTGTCGCAACGTCGTTGACACAGGCGGAGATCATCCATGCCGCCCGCGGAACGATTGAGCGATACCGTGAGCTCGTCGTCCAGGAAGGACACTCGTTGGTGAGTCAGTTCCGACTGGGGAAGCCGGATCTGTCAGTGCTGGATCGATGGCTGGGGAAGGTGGCCGATCTACTGGAATTGATTGGAAACAAAGCGGCTGAGCCAGCGGCTGATTCAGATGTCAAAGCTATCGTGGGATGGATCGAGGAGTTTCTCGACGCGCGACACCTCAGCGATATGGTCCGTATGGCCGATTTGCTGGAATATGAAATCCTGCCGAGGCTTTCTCTCTCAAACGCACCGTATTCGTTCTAA
- a CDS encoding Flagellar hook-associated protein 2, with product MPTISFGGLGNGLDFGQVVDQLVKVAQLPVDRLTKKKTDLNTKFTDLTTVSTKVAALQSAAQALRLPTSFDKTAVSVTDSTVLSASASSSGTSGTYSIRVVQLAQSHQIVSKGAKAVSSETADIVGGGSATFTFKVGSGANQTVNLGSTATLTDLRDQVNDLGAGVTASLINTGTEAAPSYRLALSSNNTGSDQAITIVADGTDLDLLNGSGTGGIDTLSAAQNAEIQIGDQALSPLTIQRSSNTISDAIPGLALTLTKTTGTETVQVSLSQDLNAVKTNIKSLATAYNEVVKFINERTTYDVTTKQGGVFFNESSARTVIAQLRTALSSSVSSATIYGSVGQIGFKTERDGTLTVDDGQLSTALSTNYSAVKALFSNQGAVTGLAQSLVSAVDALNDVAGGALTLRKNGLTSEITRVGNDIVRQEDSLSRYEERLRRQFAALDGLLRQLQGQSSFLQSQSSSQQQ from the coding sequence ATGCCGACCATAAGTTTTGGGGGACTTGGGAACGGGCTTGATTTTGGGCAAGTTGTTGATCAATTGGTAAAGGTTGCACAGCTACCGGTTGATCGACTGACCAAGAAAAAGACGGATCTCAATACCAAGTTCACCGATTTGACTACCGTGAGCACCAAGGTCGCCGCATTACAGAGTGCCGCCCAGGCACTCAGGCTACCGACCTCGTTTGATAAAACGGCAGTGTCGGTGACGGACTCGACGGTACTCTCCGCCTCGGCCTCTTCATCAGGGACATCGGGAACCTACAGTATCCGGGTCGTTCAACTTGCACAATCCCATCAGATCGTGAGTAAGGGAGCAAAAGCCGTCTCATCCGAGACCGCGGACATCGTCGGCGGAGGGTCGGCTACCTTCACCTTCAAGGTGGGGTCTGGAGCGAACCAAACCGTGAATTTGGGATCAACGGCTACCCTGACAGACTTACGGGATCAGGTTAATGATCTCGGGGCGGGTGTGACGGCTTCGCTGATCAACACGGGAACGGAGGCAGCGCCGTCGTACCGCTTAGCCCTTTCGTCGAATAACACGGGCAGCGACCAGGCGATTACCATTGTGGCTGACGGCACAGATTTGGATCTTCTGAACGGCAGCGGCACCGGCGGAATCGATACCCTGTCCGCCGCGCAGAATGCGGAAATCCAGATCGGGGATCAGGCCCTCAGTCCGCTGACGATCCAACGAAGTTCGAATACGATTTCCGACGCAATCCCGGGACTGGCTCTCACGCTCACCAAGACGACGGGAACGGAGACGGTCCAGGTGAGCTTGTCTCAAGACCTGAATGCCGTCAAGACGAATATCAAATCCTTGGCAACGGCGTACAATGAGGTAGTCAAATTCATCAATGAACGGACTACCTACGACGTGACGACGAAGCAGGGAGGGGTCTTTTTCAACGAATCTTCAGCTAGAACCGTGATTGCTCAACTCAGAACCGCCCTCTCATCTTCTGTCAGTAGTGCCACTATCTATGGCAGTGTTGGACAAATTGGGTTTAAGACCGAGCGGGATGGAACTCTGACAGTCGACGATGGACAGCTGAGCACCGCCTTGAGCACAAATTACAGCGCAGTGAAGGCACTCTTCTCAAATCAGGGAGCGGTGACCGGCCTGGCCCAGTCTCTTGTGTCGGCGGTGGACGCGTTGAATGATGTCGCAGGCGGGGCTCTCACGCTTCGTAAAAACGGCTTAACGAGCGAAATCACCAGAGTTGGAAACGACATCGTTCGACAAGAGGATAGCCTGAGTCGCTACGAGGAGCGACTCAGGCGGCAATTCGCTGCGTTGGATGGACTCTTACGGCAGCTTCAGGGGCAAAGCAGTTTCCTTCAATCACAATCTTCGTCGCAACAACAGTAA
- a CDS encoding hypothetical protein (conserved protein of unknown function), translating to MKQVLILNITRMGDLIQMGALLNRLQEEWPGAAVDLVVDRRFAPIAALLKGLRHVIPFDFHALIDESRAAVKDVISLYQDVNVWVKPLTERRYDRVINLTFSRPSALLASAIGAREIRGARSAWDGGMVVDNPWMAYFCDFHQFRRFNRFNLVDVYALGGSGPGSFTPLHITIPDEARAWARQTLAGSSQWVAVQAGASDVMKAWRPHLFGLSLARLSQQWHGGLVFIGSSEEETTIAEVMRVYREAGGRNSVKNLAGRTTLSQLAALLAECRSLLTNDTGPMHIGVAAGTSVIDLSVGHVDFQETGPYGAGHWVIQPELDCAPCGFDQVCPHHACKDRISPDLVADLLLHVLKGAPSPSQASGARLYRSDVDEDGLGTFRLTVGTESSVTAWYAGFWRRYWYETHTGICSKLPAPDGPPPDARQARESIQRLIPLLEAACRRADEIVRLAGQGPRSLCQMKRLQQEQGVEKERLHLIGMNSAATAPITAAFLRHLQSDNVKGLDRLARHHAGAYRTYLSRVLDVQRRLFGAYANTVCLTSDSESNMRQVGLAQRVV from the coding sequence ATGAAGCAAGTATTAATTTTGAATATTACCCGGATGGGCGATCTCATTCAAATGGGAGCGTTATTGAACAGACTTCAAGAAGAATGGCCGGGAGCTGCTGTGGATCTGGTCGTGGATCGCCGGTTTGCTCCGATCGCCGCGTTGTTAAAGGGATTGCGCCACGTGATCCCCTTCGATTTTCACGCTCTGATCGATGAGAGTCGCGCGGCGGTGAAAGATGTGATCTCGCTCTACCAAGACGTAAATGTCTGGGTGAAGCCGCTGACCGAACGTCGATATGATCGTGTCATCAATTTGACCTTCAGTCGGCCGAGTGCGCTCTTGGCGAGTGCGATCGGAGCTCGGGAGATTCGTGGCGCCCGAAGTGCATGGGACGGCGGAATGGTCGTCGATAATCCATGGATGGCGTATTTTTGTGACTTTCACCAATTTCGCCGGTTCAATCGATTCAACCTTGTAGATGTCTACGCGTTGGGTGGAAGCGGCCCTGGGTCGTTTACACCATTGCACATCACGATTCCCGACGAAGCTCGGGCATGGGCCAGGCAAACACTGGCAGGATCGTCTCAGTGGGTTGCCGTCCAAGCCGGCGCCAGTGACGTCATGAAGGCCTGGCGTCCTCATCTGTTCGGGTTGTCGCTGGCGAGACTCAGTCAACAATGGCACGGCGGTCTCGTCTTCATCGGCAGTTCGGAGGAGGAGACCACGATCGCCGAAGTGATGCGGGTCTATCGAGAGGCGGGCGGGCGGAATTCGGTTAAGAACCTAGCAGGCCGCACGACCTTGAGCCAGCTTGCTGCTCTATTGGCGGAATGCCGTAGCTTGTTGACCAACGATACAGGCCCCATGCATATCGGCGTTGCGGCGGGAACCTCGGTGATCGACCTTTCTGTTGGACATGTGGATTTTCAGGAAACCGGACCCTATGGGGCAGGCCATTGGGTGATTCAGCCGGAACTTGACTGTGCTCCCTGCGGGTTCGATCAAGTCTGTCCTCACCATGCGTGCAAAGATCGGATTTCTCCTGACCTTGTGGCGGATTTGCTGCTCCATGTGCTGAAGGGCGCGCCATCTCCATCACAAGCTTCAGGAGCGCGCCTGTATAGGTCTGATGTAGATGAGGACGGATTGGGTACCTTCCGATTGACGGTGGGAACGGAGTCTTCTGTGACTGCCTGGTATGCCGGATTCTGGCGCCGGTATTGGTATGAAACCCATACCGGGATATGCAGCAAGCTTCCCGCACCGGACGGGCCTCCGCCCGACGCAAGACAGGCAAGGGAATCCATTCAACGCCTGATCCCTCTTCTGGAAGCGGCTTGTCGAAGAGCCGATGAGATCGTTCGTCTTGCCGGTCAAGGGCCTCGCAGTCTTTGTCAAATGAAACGGCTTCAGCAGGAACAGGGCGTGGAAAAAGAACGGCTCCATCTCATCGGCATGAACAGTGCCGCAACGGCGCCCATCACGGCTGCGTTTCTGCGACACCTCCAAAGTGACAACGTCAAAGGGTTGGACCGGCTTGCGCGTCATCACGCTGGTGCCTATCGAACATATTTGTCACGAGTTTTGGACGTTCAACGACGTCTGTTCGGTGCGTATGCAAACACTGTCTGTCTCACGTCTGATTCCGAGTCAAACATGCGCCAGGTGGGTTTGGCACAGCGAGTCGTATGA
- a CDS encoding hypothetical protein (conserved protein of unknown function) — protein MEYLNQNLERLRHSHPALVAAINDSCGGMLTMASSREGAPSAKQGGQWIHSAYDPCKEARSWAEQQLGEWKTGELGVVLGVGLLYHVEALVRIKPPESRLAVVVPDVSVLKDAMGVRPLESWIDTIQWITGTPNEMAEQLASQSAPLRFFTYGPAARLHGEEHQRLEASLRRIVAGKAGGQLHIAVVGPIYGGSLPIARYVVRALDELGHRVTWIDHSVHHGSYEAFGSFREERYRLTVQSRFADVLSFSTIAKIAEDPPDLVLAIAQAPLTLAVLQHLRKKKFTTAMWFVENYRHLTYWRQLAGGYDYWFVIQQAECIEALKRAGATQVHYLPMAADPAVHHSVTLTADEQKEYGADVSFVGAGYDNRRRLLPRWLSKEWTFKLWGNEWDGATDLSSVLQRNGARIDTDACVKVFNGTAVNLNLHSSSGTRLDAHPDFVNPRTFELAACGAFQLVDERTLLPELFSPDEMVRFRSPDDVPSLIQTWLNDSDGRCVHAESARRRVLREHTYRHRMQDLLAAVGMQQPDRIGSILRGERSAAELRQRTDSATELGPLLSRFPSGQRVELKDLAVDIRARASGRELSREELLVLMLDSYRAETRDLV, from the coding sequence GTGGAGTACCTAAATCAGAACTTGGAGAGGCTTCGGCATAGCCATCCGGCTCTTGTTGCAGCAATAAACGATAGCTGTGGGGGTATGCTCACGATGGCATCGTCGCGTGAAGGGGCTCCCTCAGCTAAACAGGGAGGACAATGGATTCACAGCGCATACGATCCGTGTAAAGAAGCCAGATCTTGGGCCGAGCAACAACTCGGTGAATGGAAGACAGGAGAACTGGGTGTCGTGCTTGGAGTCGGATTGCTCTATCACGTGGAGGCATTGGTGCGGATCAAGCCGCCTGAGTCTCGGCTGGCAGTCGTCGTGCCCGATGTGTCGGTCTTGAAGGATGCCATGGGGGTCAGGCCGCTTGAATCGTGGATCGACACGATTCAGTGGATTACGGGCACACCAAACGAAATGGCTGAACAGTTGGCCTCACAATCGGCACCCCTTCGATTCTTTACTTATGGGCCGGCGGCGAGACTCCATGGCGAGGAACACCAACGGCTTGAGGCGAGCTTGCGCCGAATCGTAGCTGGAAAAGCAGGGGGACAACTGCACATTGCAGTAGTCGGCCCAATCTATGGAGGGTCACTCCCGATCGCCCGTTATGTCGTCCGAGCATTGGATGAGCTGGGGCATCGGGTCACCTGGATCGACCACAGCGTTCATCACGGTAGTTATGAGGCCTTTGGATCATTTCGGGAGGAACGGTATCGGCTGACGGTGCAGAGCCGCTTTGCCGATGTACTGAGTTTCAGTACGATCGCCAAGATCGCCGAGGATCCCCCCGATCTGGTTCTGGCCATCGCGCAAGCGCCGTTGACACTGGCGGTGTTGCAACATCTCCGCAAGAAGAAATTTACGACGGCGATGTGGTTCGTGGAAAACTACCGACATCTCACCTACTGGCGACAACTGGCCGGGGGATACGATTATTGGTTCGTGATTCAACAGGCAGAATGCATTGAGGCGTTGAAGCGGGCGGGTGCTACGCAGGTTCACTATCTCCCCATGGCGGCGGACCCAGCTGTTCATCATTCTGTGACGCTGACGGCCGATGAGCAAAAGGAATACGGAGCCGACGTCTCATTTGTCGGAGCGGGGTATGACAATCGACGTCGCCTCTTGCCTCGGTGGCTATCTAAGGAATGGACATTCAAGTTGTGGGGGAACGAATGGGATGGTGCGACGGATCTCTCAAGCGTTCTCCAACGGAACGGAGCCCGTATTGATACAGATGCCTGTGTCAAGGTCTTCAATGGGACAGCGGTCAATCTGAATCTCCATTCCTCTTCCGGCACGAGATTGGACGCTCATCCGGATTTCGTCAACCCTCGCACCTTTGAACTAGCCGCATGCGGGGCCTTCCAACTTGTCGATGAAAGAACGCTGCTTCCCGAACTCTTTTCTCCGGATGAAATGGTGCGTTTTCGAAGCCCTGACGATGTGCCGTCGTTGATTCAGACATGGCTCAACGATTCCGATGGTCGATGCGTCCATGCCGAGTCGGCTCGCCGGCGAGTTCTGCGGGAGCATACCTATCGACACAGGATGCAGGACCTGCTGGCCGCCGTTGGGATGCAACAGCCGGATAGGATTGGTTCGATCTTGCGGGGAGAGCGGTCTGCGGCCGAGCTCAGGCAGCGGACAGACTCAGCGACCGAACTCGGACCATTGCTGAGTCGATTTCCCTCAGGTCAGCGAGTTGAACTCAAAGACCTTGCTGTGGACATCCGAGCGCGGGCATCAGGGCGGGAGCTGAGTCGAGAAGAGTTGTTGGTTCTGATGTTGGACAGCTATCGAGCCGAAACGAGAGACCTCGTATGA
- a CDS encoding Flagellar protein FlaG, with protein MITNVTSKVNLPDTASRSSQLDTPSRHERLSEHPRGSDFTFTSPADRVALEHAVSKVRESFQQSGSRLQIEVDPDLKRVVVKILNGESGEVIRQIPPQEVIDLAKNLSGPKGLLLGEHV; from the coding sequence ATGATCACCAATGTCACTTCGAAGGTGAATCTCCCCGACACTGCCAGCCGCAGCAGTCAGCTTGATACCCCATCGAGGCATGAGCGCCTGTCGGAGCATCCTCGTGGCTCTGATTTCACGTTCACATCTCCGGCGGATCGGGTAGCGCTTGAGCACGCTGTGAGCAAGGTAAGGGAAAGCTTCCAGCAGTCAGGGTCACGCTTGCAGATCGAGGTTGATCCCGATCTCAAGCGGGTCGTCGTGAAAATCCTCAATGGGGAATCTGGAGAGGTCATTCGGCAGATTCCTCCTCAGGAAGTGATCGATCTGGCCAAGAACCTGTCGGGACCGAAAGGGTTGCTCCTCGGGGAACATGTCTAA
- a CDS encoding Flagellin: MALIVNNNPASIAAQRNLSINTLSLNRSVERLSSGLRVTRAADDAAGLGLSESLRAQIRSINQATRNASDGISLTQIADGAAATIGSLLARLRELSSQSASGTVGNTERSYIDQEFVALRSEIDRIAQVTEFNGQALTSGSTISFSIAIGFRSGSGNTLDLSLNDITTSSLGLSSVNVSTSANAASALANIDSAISAVASARAEYGSIQNRFEATIANLQITSENLTAAESRIRDADIALETSIFTRNQILVQAGIATLAQANTLPQQALTLLRG; the protein is encoded by the coding sequence ATGGCTCTTATCGTTAATAACAACCCCGCGTCAATCGCGGCGCAGCGGAACCTTTCGATTAACACCCTGAGCTTGAACCGTTCAGTGGAACGGTTGTCATCCGGCCTTCGGGTGACACGAGCTGCGGATGATGCGGCGGGTCTCGGTTTGTCCGAGTCCTTGCGGGCTCAGATTCGCAGTATCAACCAGGCGACTCGAAATGCCTCGGACGGCATCAGCCTCACGCAGATCGCCGACGGCGCGGCCGCGACCATCGGCTCGCTGCTGGCTCGGCTTCGTGAGCTGTCGTCACAGTCGGCGAGCGGCACGGTAGGTAACACAGAACGGTCCTACATTGATCAAGAATTCGTCGCACTGCGTTCGGAAATCGATCGGATCGCTCAGGTGACGGAATTCAACGGTCAGGCGCTCACCAGCGGCAGCACGATCAGCTTCTCCATTGCTATCGGGTTCCGCAGCGGCTCTGGGAACACGCTCGATCTGTCCCTGAACGATATCACCACCTCGTCGTTAGGGCTTTCCAGTGTGAACGTCTCAACCTCTGCCAATGCAGCGAGTGCGCTGGCAAACATCGATAGCGCAATCAGCGCGGTTGCGAGCGCAAGAGCCGAATATGGGTCGATTCAGAATCGGTTCGAGGCGACGATTGCCAATCTGCAGATCACGAGTGAGAACCTCACGGCTGCAGAATCGCGGATCCGCGACGCGGACATCGCACTTGAGACCTCTATATTCACCAGGAACCAGATCTTGGTGCAGGCGGGTATTGCAACGTTGGCACAAGCCAACACGCTCCCGCAACAAGCGCTGACCTTACTCAGAGGATAA
- a CDS encoding Flagellar secretion chaperone FliS, translating to MLTQYARQYEQTQVVTSSGVQLIVLLYDGAIQSIEIARREIQAKNVREKARHLGRAIAIIGELNSVLDYEQGGEIARSLRRLYDYMLAELVEANARNNEKRLDASLRCLSTLREAWRAVAAQQQPRLAGVR from the coding sequence ATGCTCACTCAGTACGCTCGTCAGTATGAACAGACTCAGGTCGTCACGTCTTCGGGTGTCCAGTTGATCGTATTGTTATACGACGGCGCGATCCAATCGATTGAGATTGCCAGACGTGAGATCCAGGCCAAGAATGTCCGGGAGAAGGCGCGGCATTTGGGGCGAGCTATCGCAATCATCGGAGAGCTGAACAGCGTACTCGATTACGAACAAGGTGGAGAGATCGCAAGGTCACTGCGGAGATTGTACGATTATATGTTGGCGGAGCTTGTTGAAGCCAATGCCAGGAACAATGAGAAGAGGCTCGATGCATCTCTGCGCTGTCTCAGCACCTTGCGCGAGGCGTGGCGGGCGGTCGCTGCTCAGCAGCAGCCTCGATTGGCAGGAGTGCGATGA